A genomic window from Populus nigra chromosome 7, ddPopNigr1.1, whole genome shotgun sequence includes:
- the LOC133699140 gene encoding ubiquitin-like protein 5 codes for MIEVVLNDRLGKKVRVKCNEDDTIGDLKKLVAAQTGTRPDKIRIQKWYTIYKDHISLKDYEIHDGMGLELYYN; via the coding sequence ATGATAGAGGTGGTCTTGAACGACAGATTGGGCAAGAAGGTGAGAGTAAAATGCAATGAAGATGATACGATAGGGGACCTCAAAAAGCTGGTGGCTGCCCAGACCGGCACCCGACCCGATAAGATCCGGATCCAGAAATGGTACACTATCTACAAGGACCATATCTCTCTCAAAGACTACGAAATTCATGATGGCATGGGCCTCGAGCTGTACTACAACTGA
- the LOC133698916 gene encoding uncharacterized protein LOC133698916 isoform X1 → MFWKLTSLSTSSPVESLLDKDNFTLEELLDEEEIIQECKALNTRLINFLRDRAQVEQLLRYIIEEPSEDAESKLAFKFPFIACEIFTCEIDVILKTLVEEEELMNLLFSFLEPNRSHSALLAGYFSKVVVCLMLRKTVPLMNYVQAHQDVFRQLVDLIGITSIMEVLVRLVGADDHVYPNFTDVMQWLADSNLLEMIVDKLSPSNPPEVNANAAETLCAITRNAPSALATKLSSPSFVARIFGHALEDSHSKSGLVNSLSVCISLLDPKRSAMSSPLMHSFRSHHMYESPIPVNPETISAMLPKLGNLLLLLNVRSDERILPTTYGVLKPPLGKHCLKIVEFIAVLLRAGNEATEMELVSSGTIKRILNLFFEYPYNNALHHHVESIIMSCLEIKSDAMVDHLLQECDLIGKFLQTDKNPLISGDNKPTVPAAGKQAPRAGNLGHITRISNKLFQLGNISSRIQTYLQENSEWMEWQATVLQERNAVENVYRWACGRPTALQDRTRDSDEDDLHDRDYDVAALANNLSQAFRYKIYGNEDNEEDNGSLDRDDEDVYFDDESAEVVISSLRLGDDQGSSLFTNSNWFAFQDDRIGNSLVSTSPGEMMDQINLNGNANAGNSGSDDEVVVGEEDELTESKDSVNGTSTSNTNLIDQFPGSGLVSQSDDANAPDTSFFKYETSVKEELFGDRPLPEWVGWGESSDLQAGGSTVNPFEDHDNSDDSLSSQAKTVTPGASSPSSGESMLPNGLSPSKDSSDASVSSDSSKKSPTMPSLFEEDVEFVGVELEGTEKAMEQALKEGIVGEAGPLKRNISPKVPEKENSDTAEVDNKEFNDANYWRIDQ, encoded by the exons ATGTTTTGGAAGCTCACCTCTCTCTCCACCTCCTCTcct GTGGAGTCATTATTAGACAAAGATAATTTCACGTTGGAAGAGCTTCTTGACGAGGAAGAAATAATCCAAGAATGCAAAGCTTTGAACACCCGACTTatcaattt TCTGCGAGATAGAGCCCAAGTGGAGCAGTTGCTCAGATACATTATCGAGGAACCTTCAGAGGATGCTGAAAGCAAACTAGCCTTCAA GTTCCCCTTCATTGCGTGTGAGATATTTACATGTGAAATTGATGTTATTCTTAAAACTTTAGTGGAGGAAGAGGAG TTGATGAACTTACTCTTCTCTTTCTTGGAACCAAATCGGTCTCATAGTGCCTTGCTTGCTGGGTATTTCAGCAAA GTTGTTGTTTGCCTCATGTTACGCAAGACAGTCCCACTTATGAACTATGTCCAA GCCCATCAGGATGTTTTCCGCCAACTTGTTGATTTAATTGGAATAACATCCATTATGGAG GTTTTGGTTAGGCTGGTAGGAGCTGATGACCATGTTTATCCTAATTTTACTGATGTGATGCAATGGTTGGCTGATAGCAATTTGCTAGAAATGATTGTGGACAAATTGAGTCCTTCT AATCCACCTGAAGTTAATGCTAATGCAGCAGAAACACTATGTGCAATAACTAGAAATGCTCCATCGGCCTTGGCTACTAAACTCTCTAGTCCAAG TTTTGTGGCAAGGATATTTGGTCATGCCTTGGAAGATTCACATTCAAAATCTGGTCTTGTCAATTCACTTTCTGTTTGTATATCCTTACTGGATCCAAAAAGATCAGCAATGTCTTCTCCCTTGATGCATTCTTTTCGAAGCCACCATATGTATGAGTCTCCAATCCCTGTAAATCCAGAGACTATTAGTGCAATGTTACCTAAACTTG GTAACTTGCTTCTGCTATTGAATGTCCGGTCTGATGAGAGGATTTTACCTACAACATATGGAGTACTGAAGCCTCCTCTTGGGAAACATTGTCTTAAG ATTGTGGAATTCATTGCGGTGCTACTAAGAGCTGGAAACGAAGCCACTGAGATGGAGTTAGTCAGCTCGGGAACCATCAAAAGAATCCTTAATCTGTTCTTCGA GTACCCTTACAATAACGCTTTGCATCATCATGTAGAGAGTATCATAATGTCTTGTTTGGAGATCAAGAGTGATGCTATGGTTGATCATCTTCTACAAGAGTGTGATTTGATTGGAAAATTTCTCCAAACAGATAAAAACCCTTTAATATCCGGTGATAATAAG CCAACAGTTCCTGCTGCTGGAAAACAAGCACCACGTGCAGGAAACCTCGGACACATTACACGAATTTCTAATAAGCTTTTTCAGCTGGGAAACATCAGTAGCCGCATTCAGACCTATCTCCAG GAAAATAGTGAGTGGATGGAGTGGCAAGCCACTGTTTTGCAAGAGCGTAATGCAGTTGAAAATGTCTACCGATGGGCTTGCGG CCGCCCAACAGCATTGCAAGATAGGACGCGTGACAGTGACGAGGATGACCTTCATGACCGAGATTATGATGTGGCAGCTCTAGCCAATAATTTAAGTCAGGCTTTTAGATACAAAATATATGGGAACGAGGATAATGAAGAG GACAATGGGAGCCTTGATCGGGATGATGAG GATGTCTACTTTGATGACGAGTCTGCCGAAGTTGTTATATCATCACTTAGGCTTGGCGATGACCAAGGGAG tAGTCTGTTCACAAATTCAAACTGGTTTGCATTCCAAGATGATAGAATTGGCAATTCACTTGTGAGCACATCGCCTGGAGAGATGATGGATCAGATTAACTTAAATGGAAATGCTAATGCCGGTAACAGCGGTAGTGATGATGAGGTGGTGGTGGGAGAGGAAGATGAGTTGACCGAAAGCAAGGATTCTGTCAATGGCACATCCACTTCCAACACAAACCTCATCGATCAATTTCCTGGGAGTGGTCTGGTTTCACAAAGCGATGATGCAAATGCCCCTGATACAAGCTTTTTCAAATATGAGACATCAGTCAAAGAAGAATTGTTTGGAGATAGGCCTTTACCTGAATGGGTAGGGTGGGGAGAGTCATCAGATTTGCAAGCAGGGGGATCAACTGTGAATCCATTTGAAGATCATGACAACTCTGACGACTCTCTTTCCAGCCAAGCGAAAACAGTAACACCTGGTGCCAGTTCCCCATCAAGTGGGGAATCCATGCTTCCAAATGGCTTATCACCCTCCAAGGATTCTAGTGATGCATCCGTTAGCAGTGATTCAAGTAAAAAATCTCCCACCATGCCTTCTTTGTTTGAAGAGGATGTTGAATTTGTTGGTGTTGAGTTAGAAGGCACTGAAAAGGCAATGGAACAAGCTCTCAAGGAGGGGATAGTTGGTGAAGCAGGGCCTCTGAAGAGGAATATTTCACCGAAAGTTCCAGAGAAGGAGAATTCCGATACTGCCGAGGTTGATAATAAAGAGTTCAATGATGCAAACTATTGGAGGATTGATCAATAG
- the LOC133698916 gene encoding uncharacterized protein LOC133698916 isoform X2, which produces MFWKLTSLSTSSPVESLLDKDNFTLEELLDEEEIIQECKALNTRLINFLRDRAQVEQLLRYIIEEPSEDAESKLAFKFPFIACEIFTCEIDVILKTLVEEEELMNLLFSFLEPNRSHSALLAGYFSKVVVCLMLRKTVPLMNYVQAHQDVFRQLVDLIGITSIMEVLVRLVGADDHVYPNFTDVMQWLADSNLLEMIVDKLSPSNPPEVNANAAETLCAITRNAPSALATKLSSPSFVARIFGHALEDSHSKSGLVNSLSVCISLLDPKRSAMSSPLMHSFRSHHMYESPIPVNPETISAMLPKLGNLLLLLNVRSDERILPTTYGVLKPPLGKHCLKIVEFIAVLLRAGNEATEMELVSSGTIKRILNLFFEYPYNNALHHHVESIIMSCLEIKSDAMVDHLLQECDLIGKFLQTDKNPLISGDNKPTVPAAGKQAPRAGNLGHITRISNKLFQLGNISSRIQTYLQENSEWMEWQATVLQERNAVENVYRWACGRPTALQDRTRDSDEDDLHDRDYDVAALANNLSQAFRYKIYGNEDNEEDNGSLDRDDEDVYFDDESAEVVISSLRLGDDQGSLFTNSNWFAFQDDRIGNSLVSTSPGEMMDQINLNGNANAGNSGSDDEVVVGEEDELTESKDSVNGTSTSNTNLIDQFPGSGLVSQSDDANAPDTSFFKYETSVKEELFGDRPLPEWVGWGESSDLQAGGSTVNPFEDHDNSDDSLSSQAKTVTPGASSPSSGESMLPNGLSPSKDSSDASVSSDSSKKSPTMPSLFEEDVEFVGVELEGTEKAMEQALKEGIVGEAGPLKRNISPKVPEKENSDTAEVDNKEFNDANYWRIDQ; this is translated from the exons ATGTTTTGGAAGCTCACCTCTCTCTCCACCTCCTCTcct GTGGAGTCATTATTAGACAAAGATAATTTCACGTTGGAAGAGCTTCTTGACGAGGAAGAAATAATCCAAGAATGCAAAGCTTTGAACACCCGACTTatcaattt TCTGCGAGATAGAGCCCAAGTGGAGCAGTTGCTCAGATACATTATCGAGGAACCTTCAGAGGATGCTGAAAGCAAACTAGCCTTCAA GTTCCCCTTCATTGCGTGTGAGATATTTACATGTGAAATTGATGTTATTCTTAAAACTTTAGTGGAGGAAGAGGAG TTGATGAACTTACTCTTCTCTTTCTTGGAACCAAATCGGTCTCATAGTGCCTTGCTTGCTGGGTATTTCAGCAAA GTTGTTGTTTGCCTCATGTTACGCAAGACAGTCCCACTTATGAACTATGTCCAA GCCCATCAGGATGTTTTCCGCCAACTTGTTGATTTAATTGGAATAACATCCATTATGGAG GTTTTGGTTAGGCTGGTAGGAGCTGATGACCATGTTTATCCTAATTTTACTGATGTGATGCAATGGTTGGCTGATAGCAATTTGCTAGAAATGATTGTGGACAAATTGAGTCCTTCT AATCCACCTGAAGTTAATGCTAATGCAGCAGAAACACTATGTGCAATAACTAGAAATGCTCCATCGGCCTTGGCTACTAAACTCTCTAGTCCAAG TTTTGTGGCAAGGATATTTGGTCATGCCTTGGAAGATTCACATTCAAAATCTGGTCTTGTCAATTCACTTTCTGTTTGTATATCCTTACTGGATCCAAAAAGATCAGCAATGTCTTCTCCCTTGATGCATTCTTTTCGAAGCCACCATATGTATGAGTCTCCAATCCCTGTAAATCCAGAGACTATTAGTGCAATGTTACCTAAACTTG GTAACTTGCTTCTGCTATTGAATGTCCGGTCTGATGAGAGGATTTTACCTACAACATATGGAGTACTGAAGCCTCCTCTTGGGAAACATTGTCTTAAG ATTGTGGAATTCATTGCGGTGCTACTAAGAGCTGGAAACGAAGCCACTGAGATGGAGTTAGTCAGCTCGGGAACCATCAAAAGAATCCTTAATCTGTTCTTCGA GTACCCTTACAATAACGCTTTGCATCATCATGTAGAGAGTATCATAATGTCTTGTTTGGAGATCAAGAGTGATGCTATGGTTGATCATCTTCTACAAGAGTGTGATTTGATTGGAAAATTTCTCCAAACAGATAAAAACCCTTTAATATCCGGTGATAATAAG CCAACAGTTCCTGCTGCTGGAAAACAAGCACCACGTGCAGGAAACCTCGGACACATTACACGAATTTCTAATAAGCTTTTTCAGCTGGGAAACATCAGTAGCCGCATTCAGACCTATCTCCAG GAAAATAGTGAGTGGATGGAGTGGCAAGCCACTGTTTTGCAAGAGCGTAATGCAGTTGAAAATGTCTACCGATGGGCTTGCGG CCGCCCAACAGCATTGCAAGATAGGACGCGTGACAGTGACGAGGATGACCTTCATGACCGAGATTATGATGTGGCAGCTCTAGCCAATAATTTAAGTCAGGCTTTTAGATACAAAATATATGGGAACGAGGATAATGAAGAG GACAATGGGAGCCTTGATCGGGATGATGAG GATGTCTACTTTGATGACGAGTCTGCCGAAGTTGTTATATCATCACTTAGGCTTGGCGATGACCAAGGGAG TCTGTTCACAAATTCAAACTGGTTTGCATTCCAAGATGATAGAATTGGCAATTCACTTGTGAGCACATCGCCTGGAGAGATGATGGATCAGATTAACTTAAATGGAAATGCTAATGCCGGTAACAGCGGTAGTGATGATGAGGTGGTGGTGGGAGAGGAAGATGAGTTGACCGAAAGCAAGGATTCTGTCAATGGCACATCCACTTCCAACACAAACCTCATCGATCAATTTCCTGGGAGTGGTCTGGTTTCACAAAGCGATGATGCAAATGCCCCTGATACAAGCTTTTTCAAATATGAGACATCAGTCAAAGAAGAATTGTTTGGAGATAGGCCTTTACCTGAATGGGTAGGGTGGGGAGAGTCATCAGATTTGCAAGCAGGGGGATCAACTGTGAATCCATTTGAAGATCATGACAACTCTGACGACTCTCTTTCCAGCCAAGCGAAAACAGTAACACCTGGTGCCAGTTCCCCATCAAGTGGGGAATCCATGCTTCCAAATGGCTTATCACCCTCCAAGGATTCTAGTGATGCATCCGTTAGCAGTGATTCAAGTAAAAAATCTCCCACCATGCCTTCTTTGTTTGAAGAGGATGTTGAATTTGTTGGTGTTGAGTTAGAAGGCACTGAAAAGGCAATGGAACAAGCTCTCAAGGAGGGGATAGTTGGTGAAGCAGGGCCTCTGAAGAGGAATATTTCACCGAAAGTTCCAGAGAAGGAGAATTCCGATACTGCCGAGGTTGATAATAAAGAGTTCAATGATGCAAACTATTGGAGGATTGATCAATAG
- the LOC133699067 gene encoding CASP-like protein 5A2 — MSLSHASIHPVEDPTTTDGGNNNAPGVRMKDIQGMPGTKGGLALRLSQFVFAVTALSVMASTSDFASVTAFTYLVVAASLQCLWSLCLAIVDIYALLVMRSLQNYRIVISFAVGDGIASTFTFAAACASAGITVLIDNDLDSCDDNHCLQFETATAMAFISCFSALPSFLLNFWSLASR; from the exons ATGAGTTTGAGCCATGCATCGATACATCCGGTGGAAGATCCGACGACGACGGATGGCGGAAACAATAACGCGCCGGGAGTGCGGATGAAAGACATACAAGGGATGCCAGGCACCAAAGGCGGCCTTGCTTTGCGTCTCTCTCAGTTTGTATTTGCTGTTACGGCTCTTTCTGTCATGGCCTCCACCAGTGACTTCGCTTCTGTCACTGCATTTAC CTACCTAGTTGTGGCCGCTAGCTTGCAGTGCTTGTGGAGCCTTTGCTTGGCTATTGTTGATATTTATGCCCTTCTGGTGATGCGCTCATTGCAGAATTACAGGATTGTCATCTCTTTTGCTGTTGGTGATGGG ATAGCTTCCACGTTCACATTTGCTGCAGCTTGTGCTTCTGCTGGCATCACAGTCCTTATCGACAATGATCTCGACAGCTGTGATGATAACCATTGTTTGCAGTTCGAAACGGCTACAGCCATGGCATTCATCAGCTGTTTCTCTGCATTGCCATCTTTTCTCTTGAACTTTTGGTCACTGGCATCACgatga